The Bdellovibrio sp. GT3 genome contains the following window.
CAGGCCATCGCAATTTTAATCCAACTTACTTTTTTTAACTTCTGACTTTTTACTTTTGCAGACACCAATAGCTTGTCGTCCCCCTGGAATGGCATCTGAACGTAAAAGCGAGTCAGTGCTTCAATCTCTGAAGTCGTTAAGCCCACTTCCAATACCTGATTGTTCATATTTCTTAGGCATTCATGAATGCCCAAGGCCTGAATATTTCTACTGTCCATTCCTTCCAGCATTCGCGCTGAAAGAATAATGGAATTGCCGAAATAGTATGCCGCAGGCTCTTGGATTTCTTTGGGGAAGCGCTCTGAATAGAAGTTGCGAACATTGGCTTCGGCCGTGCGAATTTTAATTCGAGGTAAATACAGGAATGATGTCACGGTCAGATTCTCACATCGTGTCCCTGCCAGCGCTGCAAACACCGGGAACTGCGCATAGTTGTCCACCATGGCTTGCAGGCCACCTTGGAATAGGTCTCCATAGAGTATGTATTTACCCAGCTTGGTAACCGGCTGTCGTTCCTTATAAAGACTGTTTTCAATGAAGCGATTGTATTCTGCAGGAGGCATGGCTTTGATGCGATCCAGGAATCTTTCGCTAGGGTGGATCAGGTCCACCAATTTAACCATGCCGTCAGCAACAACGACCATGCCGCCGCCGCCGCCAGAGATGCCGCCTTCGAATGAAGCGGATGGCTTCACAGACTCTTTGCGGACCTTGTCTTGGTATTCTTTTTCCGAGGTATTATCGTCGACCTTTCTGACTTCAGTATCAGGATCAAGGGCAACGGTGGTTTTCGCGGTGGCAAAGAGACTTAGGCATGTCATCAAAGACACGATCAATACTGGCATCAGTTTGGTAGTTGATCTTTGCATAGGGCCTCCAACTCAGAATTGGTGCAATATGAAGGCCCCGCCAATTTAACTGTGGGGCCAGGGCAGCGTCTCAATTCGAGACACTGCCAATTTGCGTTTGGGTACTGACGAAAAGCTCAACAAACAATCTTATTTCGTTATCTTTTCGCAGCTAAGAAGAACAAGATTCGAGCCACCAGATGACAATAGAATTTTTGAGCCATCGACATTGGCACCAGGACCTTTTTTTCCGTCAACGCGTTGGATATCAACTGTCCAGCTGCTTTTAAATTGAGCGATCGTGATGTCGCCCATATCTACTGGAGTTTGTGGTTTGATAGTGTAAAACGTGGCACCTTGAATTGAGTTGTCTGCAAGATCTGCAGTGTAATTTAATTCGTAGTTTTTGCCTTGAACCATAAGATTGCACTTATAAAGCACATTTGAATCAGTTGCTTGTGCAAATTGGGAAGCCAAAAGAGTTGCCGCGATTACTAGGGACTTTTTCATAAAAACCTCCTTTAGGTTTGTTTTGTGTTTTCGTTGAGCCGGTTCTACTCCGAAATGACGCAGCGCCACTAGGTGGAGTTTCTGAAATAGCTGGCGAGATGTTTAAGTGACTCACCATAAGTCATGTATCTATTAAGAATTACTTGGTATTTGTGGTCTTGTGTTTTTCCGGCCTAGCCTTGTGGGGATGGCATTTTATGCCGAAATAGGGGTATGAGCGAAATTATCACACCCAGTATCTATTCGTTTAAAGACTATAAAAAGTATCTGCAAAAGTGGATCGAGTCCCATCCGATGAAGGGGCGTGGGATTTCGTCTGCCATCGCAAAATCTTTGCGAACCCAAACGTCGTTTATTTCCCAGGTCTTATCTGGCGATCTGAATTTCAGCAGCGAGCAGGCGTTGGATCTTGCGCTCTTTTTGAAACTGAACGAAGCGGAAACCGAGTATTTGTTAGTGATGGTCTCCTATGCGCGAGCAGGCTCTGCCAATCTTCGCGCGCGTCTTAAGAAGCAGGTAGAGACACTGAAAGAGCTTGGTATGAAGGAACGGGTGGCAAATTATGCAAAACATGAGCTGTCACCAGAGGACCAATATGTCTATTACAGTGCCTGGTATTACGCGGTCATACACATTGCCGTTACCCTGCCCGGGTTGAGCAATAGCAAGGCCATCGCACATCGTTTGGGATTGTCGGAATCTTTGGTAAAAAAGGTTCTGGAATTTCTTCTGGCGAAAGATCTGGTTCGAAAGAACAAGGATGGTACATACGTGAACGGCAATATGCACCTGCATTTGCAGTGGGATTCTCCGCTACAGGCTCGGCATCACTCCAACTTTCGCATGTTGGCTATGAACAGTGTGGTGAAGGGATCTTTATTGGAGGACCTGCATTTTTCTTCGGTCGTGTCCCTGGCGAATGAAGACTATCAAAGCATTCGCGATGTAATAAGCAAGATGATTAAAGAAGCTCTTCAGAAAATTGCCGCTTCGGAACCTGCGGAAGAGCTGGTTTGCTTCAACTTGGATTTCCTTCGAATCGGGAAAGACGACTAGCTATTTACAGTCGTAACTCATGTCCAGTTTCGTGCCCTCAGTTAGTGGAGCCGCGAAGTGAAGGACATTCCCACTCACAGAGTAATTCTTGATGATTTGGCCATCCACGGCCACCGTCAACGTTTGCAGATCAGGGTCACATTCCAGGCTGATCTGTGAGAGGGAGTTGATAATTTTGTCTTTAAAAGTATTTAAGCTTGTCGCGAAGTTTGCATCGCAAATGCTGCCGACGCCACCTTGAGTCAGGTTCGAGAGATCATTGTATACATAGCCCGCGTGACTTGGGGACGTATCCTGATCTTGAGTCATCTCGCAGACAGAATCACCGGGTTTCACGATGATTGAGTTGAAGGTAAAACGCACATCTTCACCAAAAACAGTTTTGGTTAAGGCGACCAGGTTAGCCGGCTGGTCTTCAGCTTCGAGTGGTTGATAGGCAGTAGCACTGTCCTTGGCTTTTACATTGGATTGATCTCCACCGACAGAACGTTCGTCTTCGTCTGAGATCAGGATCACCGATTTGGCAGCGCCATCTCGGTAGCAGCCATTACCGACATTTAGAAAATTCGCATAAGTCGCTTTGATCCCACGTTCATCACCCGAAGCGCCGCCACCTATTTGCAGAGTGTCCACGGTGGATGTGAAGATCGAATTCATGTTGGTGGTGCCCTTTTTCAAGACCCACGGAGAAACCCCGCTGAGCGGAGAGTACTGCGCCCAAGTGAGCGGCATACCCCAATGGTAAGTGCCAGCTGAGTCAGGCAAAGCCTTGGTAGTGGTTAAGCACATCTGCCAGTCGATCTGACTGGCTTCCAGTGAACCCATAAAGTCATTCATGGAGGCCGCAAGCTTTTTCAGATCTGCAAGCATCGAGTTGGAATCATCCATCACCAATAAGAAGTCGACTTGTTTGTTGCCGGCTTTTACCACATCGGAATAAGTATAATCCGGAAGTTTTTGTGGGGGAGTCGGGCTTGGGTTTGGTGTCACCAAAGAAGCGTTATCAGGAATTTTAACAAACTCCATCTTCGCGCAACCCGCGCTGGCAACGGAAACTAAGGCGATAAGGTTCAAGATCTGGGATGATGTTTTCATATCCACCTTAACGACACATGGATTTTTAACTTGATGAAAAAACGGGCAATCAAGGATGAATGCGAGTGTGATTTTCGGTTTTACTGGATCATGGTCAGTCCGCAAAAACCGTCTCTGTCCAAGGGTTTGACGGTTTTTACGACTTCAAAGCCTCAGTATCCCAGATGGGGAGGAGCGATTTTTGAAGGTTCGTGATGCATGATCAGATTGTGGGCCGCATTAGTATGTTTAGTCCTTTCCTTGAGTGCAGCCAATGCCAGTGCCTTGTCGGCCTTGGATATCATGACTTTTGCGGATTCATTTCAGTGTCAGGATAAATTTCCCCATCACAGCTTTTGCGAGGCTGTTGAATTCAAGCCATGGACGGAGCAGGAAAAAGCCGTGGTGGGTGCTTATCTGGCTAAAATCAATGACCCGCGTTTGCAAGGAATTCTAAAAACCATCCAAACCGGTGGTATCACCAAAATTCATCGGGTGTCTCATTCCGCCCGCTGGTTTAACAATCCACAGTTTCGTCGTGTGGAGTTTGTTCGCTCGGCTGAAAAAGCTTTTCTGTGGGTGAATCCGGTGACCAACGTGATTGGTGTGACCGATTCATTTTTCACAGGAACTCCATTTATGGATCCCTATGCACAGGTGGATCGCAAGCAGATCAACATACTTCATGAGTTACTGCATGACTTTGACATTGCCACCAACCATGCATTTTCGATGGAAGTTTTTGAGCAAGCGGCTGGGTGGGGCTATAACGGCAAAGAGGCTGCGATTGTTGGCGTGGACTACGAACAGGTGAAGGCGGAATTCAAACAGGTGATGAGTCTGATGAAAGAAAAGCGCGTGGCCGAAGCCTATGCCCTGGATCGTGAAATGGGCCGAAAATATGGCTTCCCGACTTTGTATGCAATGACCAATCAGTTTGAAGGATTCGCGGAAGTGATTGCCTATGCGATCTTTGATCCAACTGCAGAGCAGTACTACTCCAAGGGACTGCAAAATTATTTGGAGACTGTTTTTCGCGCGACGTATCCGCTATAACCCAGGCTTTGGGCAAAGCGGCCTTCTATTTTGAAACCCACTTCAGTAAAAATCTCCCGCATGCGGTTTTCATCCATAGGGTGGAATAAGTTGCGAAGCCTTCCAGGAAGGTCGCGGAGCTGTGGCATTTCCAGGCCCTGTGTTTTTGCCCAGTAGTAATTACTGGCGATAAATATTTCACCGACACTATCCGACTGTTTCATCATGTCAGCAAAAACGAAAAGAGCGCCCGGTTTTAGATGCGTCGCCACTTTTTTAAAGAACTGAAGCTTGCTGCCGTCGTCCGGCAAAAAATGCGAGACAAAGACTGACAACGCCACATCATACCCCTCCGTCGATGTGAAATCCTCAATCTTTGCCTCGTGCAGGTGAATTTGATTCTGAGATTTATAGATGCCAGTTTTCTGTGCGGCGATTCTATTCATCTCGGCCGATGGCTCGATGCCATCGATTCTCCACCCGGAATAGCGGCTGGCGACACGGACAATTTCCTCTCCAGTGCCAGAGCCCACCACCAGCATCCGGGCTGATGTTGGCACCTCGACATCCAGGACCGCGCTAATTAGTTCCTGTATTAGATTGTAACCCGGTATTCGCAGGCGAATATCGTGATCATATTGATTGGCGGTGTTTTGATCGAAGTGCTTCATCTGTTTATTTCACTTGGCTTAGATATTTATCCAAACGCTCTTTGTTCATCGCGAACTTTGGCAGCAATGCCTGACCGGCTTTTTTAACTTCGTCCAGGTTGGTTGGTTTACCCACTTGGATCACACCGATCATCGCCATTGGCAGGTGAGAGGTGCATTCATATAGATAAACGCCTTCCTCAGTAACTTTTGTGGTTACTTCCTTACCGATGGCACCCTTCCAGGATTTTGCACCCTTTGGAATTGAAACCGAAGTCACGTCGTGAGCGGCGTCCGTCGGCACGAATTTAATTGTATCGCCTTTCGCCGCTTTCAGATAAGCCGGTTCAAAGACCATGATTCCGTCTTTGCCATTGTTTAACATTTTAATAGTGTGAGTTGCGGCGAAACCTGTGTTCGCGGCAAGAGTCAGAGCTGCAGTTAACAGAAGTGATTTCATTGTTGAGTTCTCCTTTTGTGAGAGCAACCTAACACTTGAAATCACCAGAGACAAAAACTCAGACAACTGGCTTTCATCGCACTTTCAATTGATTTTCCAAAAATTAAAATTTGTAAAAAGTGCGAGTGAGAAATCAGAAATTACGAATTTTATAATAGATAAGTGCACTCCCAAAAGTGCAAAATGCTATCCACAGGTAACCTTTCCAAGTTCCCTTAAGATCGGCATCGCTCAGTTCCATTTGCGAAAACACGGCAATCACCAGATACCACCAAGCTATCAAGCCCCAGGAAAAATTCGGAAAATTCACAAAGCGGGGATTGTTGATAAATAGTTTTCCACCCGGGATCCAAAAGTAAAACACGACAGCACAGATAAGCGGGCCCACTATCAGCGGGGCGATACCAATAAAAAGCTCACCCATTTTAATCCAGATCTTAAAAAACCACGGCAGGGATCGCGGGCGGCTGACGACGTGGCCGTGGGAGCCATCTTTGGCTTTCCAGTCAAAAAGTTTGATGTCTTCGATCTGGTGTAAAAATAGAAAGGCCATGGCAGCGTGGCTGATTTCATGAATCATGATTCCCGGTGCAAAGATCAAATTAAATGCGTGCTGACCAAAAGTTTCAGAAAGTTTGATGCGCAGAAATCCTGAGAAATGATGCAATACAAATCCCGCTCCCAGTAGAATTCCGGAAATCTTTAATAGTTCCCAAAGTACATTGATGGAAAGTGCCAGCGTCGGATAGGTGTATTGCATAGAACTATTCTAGCGGTGGCGACTGCTTTGAAAAGACCTGTTTTGCTCTGAGTGCGGCTGCGAACGCTTTTTCTGCCCATTGGCGGCTGGCGCAGGCATGTCGTTCTGCCTTTGCACCAAGCTCAATGATGGCTTGGTTGATCTCTTGAATGCTCTTCTTTTGAGCAGATTTTTCAGTGAGCTCGGAAGCCTGACTGGATTCATATCGGTAAACCATAATGTCCTCCAATAGGTTCATTCTCGCGGGGGAATGTTGCGCGAATGTTGAGGATATCAATGTGATGCGTCAATTAACGGGAAAAAGGCAGACAATTTCGCCTGTTCTCGCTTAGATAGGGGCCTTGATTTATGTGACTAAAAACCGTGGAGAACTGAGTACATGTCTAAAAAGACCACTGTAAAACCAGCTGCCAAAAAAGTGACTGCTGCAAAAGCAAAAGCTCCGGCAAAAGCTGCTACCAAATCCGCTGCGAAGTCTTCTAAAAAAGCTACACCAAAGAAATCTGATTTCGGTGGCTTGTCTGAAGAACTTTTGTTGAGCATGCACGACCTTATGGTCAAATCCCGCGTTCTTGAAGAACGTGTTATCAAACTTTACAAAGCCGGTGAAGGTTACTTCTGGATCGGTGGTCCGGGCGAGGAAGCTTTCGGCGTACCATTGGGTCTATTGGCTCGCAAAGGTAAAGGTCTTGAACACGACTGGTTCCATCTTCACTACCGTTGTACTCCAACGATGGTGGCGCTGGGTATGCCAATGATTGAAGCGGTTCGTTTGATGATGAACCGTGTGACAGATCCATCAACAGGTGGTCGTAACTTCGCAGGTCACTATTGCTTCCCTCAGTGGAACGTAGCTCCTGTTACTTCTCCTATCGAAGTTCAATACCCAATTGCTTGCGGAACTGCTCACGCACAAAAACGTGCGGGTCACAAAGCGATCTCTATCGTAACTGGCGGTGACGCTGGTACGGCAGAGGGCGAATTCGCAACATGCTTGGTATGGTCTTCCCGCAAAGGCCAGGAGTTGCCAGTGTTGATCACTGTGCAAAACAATGGCTTCGGTATTTCCACTCCTTACGATGGCCAACACGGTGAAACGCATATCGCGGACCGTGCAAAAGCTTTCAACATCCGTTCACGCGTGATCGACGGAACTAATCCAGTTGAGACATACATCGCTTTGAAAGAAGAAATGGACTACATCCGCAAAACGGGTAAGCCATCTTTCCTGGAAGTAAAAACAACTCGTTTGTATGGTCACTCCTCTGCAGACGGTGCGAACCGTAAGACAGATCTTTTCGATCCGGTTTACAAGTTCCAGGAAAAATTGATCGCGGCGGGTATCTTGACTGAAAAAGCAGCGGCAAAAATCTGGGAAATCTACGAAGAAGAGGGCATCAAAGCCCAAGAACAAGTTCGTGGTGAGCCAGGTCCTACTTCTGAATCAGTTTGGGATCATGTCTTCGTAAATAATGAAAATGCTGATTGGAGAAAATTCTAATGGCAAGCGTAGCTCAAGCAATCAGAATGGCCCTTCACTACGGTGAAAAAAACATGGGCGTTAAAGACATCTTCGGTCAAGACGTGGGTGCTCCACTAGGTGGTGTATTCACGGCGACTCAAGGTTTGAAAACTGCATGGAACACTCCACTGGACGAGCGTGGTATTATCAGCATGGCGATGGGTATCGCGATGACCGGTGATAAGTGCGTGGCTGAAATCCAGTTCGCAGATTATATCTTCAATACGATCGACCTTTTGAAAATTGCCGGTAACACTTTGTGGTGCACCAACGGTCAGGTTCAATTGCCAATGGTTGTGATGACTCCAGTGGGCGCGGGGATCTTTGGATCCGTTTACCACTCTCACTCTTTCGACGCTTGGGCATCTCGTTTGCCAGGTTGGAAGATCGTGATGCCATCAAATCCACTGGACGCTTACGGCTTGATGCTGGCAGCGATTGAAGATCCAAATCCGGTTCTTTACCTAAAATCAAAAGCATTGATGCGCCATAAAGGTGATGAGTTGATTCCGGGTGAACCAGCGGACGAAAAAACTTTGAAATCCATGATCGATAAGCCAGTTCAAAATTCCCAAGGTTGGAAAGCGAAATGGCCTGAACTTGAAAAGTACATCGTACCAATCGGTAAAGGTAAGATCACTCACGAGGGTGAGCACATCACTGTAGTTACATACAGCCGCATGGTGCACCTGTGTGATGAAGTGGCTAAGAAGTTGGCTGACGAAGGTATTTCTGTCGAAGTAATCGATCTTCGTTCCATCTACCCATACGACTGGCAGATGATTAAATCTTCCGTCGAAAAAACAGGCCGTGTGTTATTCGTGAACGAAGACACTGAAGTGACGAACTTCGGTGAGCACTTGGCTTACAGAACAACTCAAGAGTGCTTCTACAGCTTGATGGCGCGTCCGCGAGTACTAGCAGGTAAAAATCTGCCAGGTATCGGTTTGCATCCAAACTTGGAAAAGAACTCTGTTCCTCAACATCATGACATTGAAACTGCGATCCGCGAGATCGTGGCTGAGGTTCCATAGATATGGCAAAAAGAGCAGGGACTCACACCAAGAAGGTTCGCCGTCGCGTTGCCAAGAAGAGCGGTAAAACGCAATTCGACAAGTACGAGCTGTATCACAAGGCTGTACAGTCGGCTGAAAACGACGTCGTGTTCATCACGAACACTTATAAGGAGCTTAAGAAAAAAGCTCCACGAATCTTCCGTGAGGACTTCTGCGGGACTTTTGCTCTGTCTACGGAGTGGATCAAATTGGATCCAAAAAATCAGGCAATCGGTGTGGATTTGGATCCAGAACCAATTGCTTATGGTAAATCCCACTACCTAAGCAAGATGCGCCCAGATCAGCAAAAGCGCATGAAAGTCATCGAAGGCAACGTGATGGACCCAAGCCTTGAAAAGGCCGACATCATCGCCGCGATGAATTTCTCGTACTTCTGCTTTAAGCAAAGATTCTTGCTGAAGAACTACTTCGCCAATGCTTATAAGACGCTAAATAAAGACGGCATCTTCCTGGTGGACGTATTCGGTGGCAGTCAGTGCTATGACGCTATCGAGGACCGTATTAAGCACAAGGATTTCACTTACTATTGGGATCAGACCAACTTTGATCCGATCTCTAACGAAGCTTTGTTCCACATTCACTTCCGAGTGGGTGGCAAGAAGATCGAGCGCGTATTCACTTATGACTGGCGCTTGTGGAGTATCTCTGAGATCCGCGAAATCATGCACGAAGTGGGCTTTTCAAAAAGCCACGTTTACTGGGAAGGAACTGCGAAAGACGGTTCCGGAGACGGTAACTTCACCCGTGTCGATCATGGGGAAGCCTGTGAGTCCTGGATTGCTTACGTGGTTGCTGAAAAATAGTTTAAATGAAAAACCCCACCGCGAGTGGGGTTTTGTTTTTTAGTGAATAAGATCTCGTAAATCAAAATACTCGCCCAGTTCCATTTTTTCCTGTGAATACCAAACAGTTTTTAGAGCGGGATGGTTTGTTGCAAACTGCATGAGGTATTCCTCGTAGGCCTCTTGGGTTTTGATTGCATCCTCCATCTGATAATAGAGAGATTCTGCCTTCCTGGCCGTAACCCGGGAATCGTCAATTGGATCGTATAAGTTTACTGCAATTTGTTGAATAGCTCCCGGTGCAAATTTATCGGAGCCATTCACAGCAAGATATTTAAAGAAGTTTGTTGCCGGAATATCCCCGACGTAGACCGGTCTTTCAGCCATTATCCTGCGGGTAAGGTGTTCTATATATGAAGTTCTCAGCGGAGTCTTTAGTAGTAAAGGGACGCTGTTTCCTGCGTTACTGATGAATCTCAGCAGCTCATGAATCTGTAGAGCGCATTGATCCTGGTCGGACAGGGCTTGATACATCTGCGAACTTACCAACAGCGTCTGGCGCGGGACACTGCCTTTGATGGTTGGCTGAATCGCATAGGAAGCAATAGGGCGTTGATAATCCACAGGGAGGGTCGTGCTCATTAGGTTGCTTGATGGTAGTTGAGTCACTTCCCAAACGCTTCCGACTCCTGAAGGGGAGGGAAAAACAACCTTGGTAAGATGCAGGCTGCTCAGGTTCAGAGGCAGATCTGTCATAACAACGACAAGTTTTATGTTTTCAGGCTTTAGATATTGCAAAAAGATGTTGTCCTGGCGACTCAATTTCTTGACGGCGCAGGCGAAGAATTCTTTGTTGGAAACAAAGGTGCCTTTATTTGAAACCAACGGGCCCTTGCTGGTCATGATGTCGCGGTAACTGTCTTTGTGAAAACGGACAATGCGAGCTGAGTCAGCCACCGCAAGATCCAAAAGGCGCAGTTGTCCGTTGCTGTTTATTACTCCCACGCCACCGCCGCCATCAAGGCCCGGTCCGCCAAGGGAGGTCAAAGCCTGTTTTGGTGGCGTCTGTTTCGGGTTTACGGTAGAGATGCGCTTTTTCTCGGCGACCACACTGATGGCCTCCTGACGACGCCAGTTGGCCAACGCCTGGGAAATATCGACCTTGGATTTCGTTTGCGCGAATGAAGACAGAGGCGCGGCAATCGTCACAAGGGCGCATAAAAGTTCGACAGTCTTTGTTCTTAGATTGGCCATAGTTTCACTCTCAAATTGGGCTAAGTTCCTGTCCTTTGAAAATGCAAATCCGGGACCATTTTCAGTCCCGGATCCTTATGGCTTAATTTCGTAAATTAATGATTATTTTACGCGTAAAAAACGCATGTCAGCCGCTCTAACGTTTATTGTTTTGCAAAGTACTGGTGATTGAAAGTATCCGAAGTTCGTTACTTGGCTCAGGTCGATCGCCATTGCGAAGTTTGAAAGACGTTGAGGGTAGTGGCTGCATGTGCCGGTTGCATTTAGAATGTTGTTGCGTACCTCGAATGCACCTTTGCATCTTGTGGTTGTGCCACCCGATTTTTGAAGTAAATAAACCTCGCCTTCATTCGTGAAAGTAACAAGGTTTTCGTCGCCCGGTTCATTGGTAGGGCCTTCAATTTTGAATGTACCGACAAGGTTTTCCAAAGTGTCAACGCCACCGTTAGCGAAGCTTTGAGAAGCCAATAGAGTGACCAAAACGGTAAGTCCAAATTTCGTGATAGATGATTTCATAATCTTTCCTTTGTTATAGTTTTTAAATCGTTCAATTTTGTTCAATTTCAAAAGTTCAATCAGTCTTGCATTGAAATAGTTCTGATCGCGTCGTCGTTCCTGTCTTGATCTGATGTGAGGATGATAATGCTTTGCGTTAGCGAGTTCGATATTGTAGTTATAATCAAGTAACCTATAAAATAGCCGATAAGGTAATATATATTCATAACCTATTGATATTAATGGATTATAAATGTCTAAAAACTTTGACATATTCACCCAAAATGACACCTCAAAGCTATTGAGAAGCTTTATAGCCTCGCAACCCCAAAAGGGCCGCGGCCTGGTCAAGAAGCTGGCCGAGCATCTGGGGGTGGCATCACCCCAGGTAAGTCAGTTTTTGTCGGGTGTGAAGACGATTACGATGGATCAGGCCTATCTTATTGGTCGCTACTTCTCGTGGTCCGAGATTGAAATGGAGTACTGGCTGACACTGGTGGATTGGGAGAGGGCTTCTCACCACGAAGTGAAAAAGCATTTCAAAAAGAAACTGGAATCGTTGAAACAGGAATCACTAAAGGTGAGTAAGGCCGTCGCGGCAACCACTGAACTGAGTGATTCTGACAAAGGGCAGTTTTACTCTTCTTGGATCTATTCGGGAATTCGCTTGTTCTGTTCTATGGGAAATGGAAAGCGCATTGAAGAAATTCACCAGGCTTTTTCCGAGTTCCCGGTGGGTGACCTTAATATCGTGGTCGAATTTCTGTTGCAGCGGCAGCTGTTGAAAAAAACTGGATTGCTTTATGAAATGGGCACACAGCGAACGTTTGTACCGAAAGGCTCACCATTCTTAAAGCAGCATCAAACCAACTGGCGTCTGCGCGCGGTCGATCGCTCTAATTTCATATCTGACGAAGAGTTGATGTTCACGGCCCCCATGTCAATTTCAGAAGCGGGTTTTAAAAAAGTACGTCGGGAGCTGCAGGATTGGATCAAGCATATCTCTGACAACTTGGTCAGCTATGGAGATGCTGAACAAGTTGCGTGTTTAAATATTGATTTTTTTAGAGTCGATCATCCTGATAAAGGCAAAAAATAAGTAAGTTGAAATCTATTGGTTGTCCTTGGTGCCGAGTGCTTGTTTGATGTCCTTCATAACCACACTGG
Protein-coding sequences here:
- a CDS encoding TIGR02147 family protein, which produces MSEIITPSIYSFKDYKKYLQKWIESHPMKGRGISSAIAKSLRTQTSFISQVLSGDLNFSSEQALDLALFLKLNEAETEYLLVMVSYARAGSANLRARLKKQVETLKELGMKERVANYAKHELSPEDQYVYYSAWYYAVIHIAVTLPGLSNSKAIAHRLGLSESLVKKVLEFLLAKDLVRKNKDGTYVNGNMHLHLQWDSPLQARHHSNFRMLAMNSVVKGSLLEDLHFSSVVSLANEDYQSIRDVISKMIKEALQKIAASEPAEELVCFNLDFLRIGKDD
- a CDS encoding vWA domain-containing protein — its product is MKTSSQILNLIALVSVASAGCAKMEFVKIPDNASLVTPNPSPTPPQKLPDYTYSDVVKAGNKQVDFLLVMDDSNSMLADLKKLAASMNDFMGSLEASQIDWQMCLTTTKALPDSAGTYHWGMPLTWAQYSPLSGVSPWVLKKGTTNMNSIFTSTVDTLQIGGGASGDERGIKATYANFLNVGNGCYRDGAAKSVILISDEDERSVGGDQSNVKAKDSATAYQPLEAEDQPANLVALTKTVFGEDVRFTFNSIIVKPGDSVCEMTQDQDTSPSHAGYVYNDLSNLTQGGVGSICDANFATSLNTFKDKIINSLSQISLECDPDLQTLTVAVDGQIIKNYSVSGNVLHFAAPLTEGTKLDMSYDCK
- a CDS encoding class I SAM-dependent DNA methyltransferase; translated protein: MKHFDQNTANQYDHDIRLRIPGYNLIQELISAVLDVEVPTSARMLVVGSGTGEEIVRVASRYSGWRIDGIEPSAEMNRIAAQKTGIYKSQNQIHLHEAKIEDFTSTEGYDVALSVFVSHFLPDDGSKLQFFKKVATHLKPGALFVFADMMKQSDSVGEIFIASNYYWAKTQGLEMPQLRDLPGRLRNLFHPMDENRMREIFTEVGFKIEGRFAQSLGYSGYVARKTVSK
- a CDS encoding alpha-ketoacid dehydrogenase subunit beta; protein product: MASVAQAIRMALHYGEKNMGVKDIFGQDVGAPLGGVFTATQGLKTAWNTPLDERGIISMAMGIAMTGDKCVAEIQFADYIFNTIDLLKIAGNTLWCTNGQVQLPMVVMTPVGAGIFGSVYHSHSFDAWASRLPGWKIVMPSNPLDAYGLMLAAIEDPNPVLYLKSKALMRHKGDELIPGEPADEKTLKSMIDKPVQNSQGWKAKWPELEKYIVPIGKGKITHEGEHITVVTYSRMVHLCDEVAKKLADEGISVEVIDLRSIYPYDWQMIKSSVEKTGRVLFVNEDTEVTNFGEHLAYRTTQECFYSLMARPRVLAGKNLPGIGLHPNLEKNSVPQHHDIETAIREIVAEVP
- a CDS encoding thiamine pyrophosphate-dependent dehydrogenase E1 component subunit alpha, translated to MSKKTTVKPAAKKVTAAKAKAPAKAATKSAAKSSKKATPKKSDFGGLSEELLLSMHDLMVKSRVLEERVIKLYKAGEGYFWIGGPGEEAFGVPLGLLARKGKGLEHDWFHLHYRCTPTMVALGMPMIEAVRLMMNRVTDPSTGGRNFAGHYCFPQWNVAPVTSPIEVQYPIACGTAHAQKRAGHKAISIVTGGDAGTAEGEFATCLVWSSRKGQELPVLITVQNNGFGISTPYDGQHGETHIADRAKAFNIRSRVIDGTNPVETYIALKEEMDYIRKTGKPSFLEVKTTRLYGHSSADGANRKTDLFDPVYKFQEKLIAAGILTEKAAAKIWEIYEEEGIKAQEQVRGEPGPTSESVWDHVFVNNENADWRKF
- a CDS encoding TIGR02147 family protein encodes the protein MSKNFDIFTQNDTSKLLRSFIASQPQKGRGLVKKLAEHLGVASPQVSQFLSGVKTITMDQAYLIGRYFSWSEIEMEYWLTLVDWERASHHEVKKHFKKKLESLKQESLKVSKAVAATTELSDSDKGQFYSSWIYSGIRLFCSMGNGKRIEEIHQAFSEFPVGDLNIVVEFLLQRQLLKKTGLLYEMGTQRTFVPKGSPFLKQHQTNWRLRAVDRSNFISDEELMFTAPMSISEAGFKKVRRELQDWIKHISDNLVSYGDAEQVACLNIDFFRVDHPDKGKK
- a CDS encoding pseudoazurin, whose protein sequence is MKSLLLTAALTLAANTGFAATHTIKMLNNGKDGIMVFEPAYLKAAKGDTIKFVPTDAAHDVTSVSIPKGAKSWKGAIGKEVTTKVTEEGVYLYECTSHLPMAMIGVIQVGKPTNLDEVKKAGQALLPKFAMNKERLDKYLSQVK
- a CDS encoding class I SAM-dependent methyltransferase, producing the protein MAKRAGTHTKKVRRRVAKKSGKTQFDKYELYHKAVQSAENDVVFITNTYKELKKKAPRIFREDFCGTFALSTEWIKLDPKNQAIGVDLDPEPIAYGKSHYLSKMRPDQQKRMKVIEGNVMDPSLEKADIIAAMNFSYFCFKQRFLLKNYFANAYKTLNKDGIFLVDVFGGSQCYDAIEDRIKHKDFTYYWDQTNFDPISNEALFHIHFRVGGKKIERVFTYDWRLWSISEIREIMHEVGFSKSHVYWEGTAKDGSGDGNFTRVDHGEACESWIAYVVAEK